A single window of Candidatus Obscuribacterales bacterium DNA harbors:
- the fabD gene encoding ACP S-malonyltransferase produces MVKTAWVFPGQGSQAIGMGSDLFARPAAQERLQQADQILGWSVPEICQSDDDKVSNTLYTQPCLYTVESLLVDELRAQGQQPDLVAGHSLGEYVALYAAGVFEFEAGLRLVQRRAELMSQASDGMMAALIGCDRDQLDQQLQERSDVVLANDNNAGQVVISGTPDGVNAVMAAIKSKRAIPLNVSGAFHSPMMADAAAAFQPHLDAVTFQSATVPVLSNVDPTPTVEGAVLKDRLIRQMTGSVRWREISLQLPNEGIERVVEVGPGKVLTGLIKRTCSGIALENVSSLADLSAE; encoded by the coding sequence ATGGTTAAGACGGCATGGGTATTTCCGGGACAGGGCTCCCAGGCGATCGGCATGGGCAGCGATCTTTTTGCGCGACCCGCTGCGCAGGAGCGGCTGCAGCAGGCGGACCAGATCCTGGGCTGGTCGGTGCCAGAGATCTGTCAGAGCGACGATGATAAGGTCTCCAACACCCTCTATACCCAACCCTGCCTGTATACCGTGGAAAGCCTATTGGTAGATGAACTACGAGCCCAGGGTCAGCAGCCCGATCTTGTAGCCGGTCATAGCTTGGGAGAATATGTGGCTCTCTATGCCGCTGGCGTGTTTGAGTTTGAAGCAGGTTTGCGGCTGGTACAGCGACGGGCCGAACTGATGAGCCAAGCCTCGGATGGCATGATGGCGGCGTTGATTGGCTGCGATCGCGATCAGCTCGACCAACAGCTTCAGGAACGGTCTGACGTCGTCTTGGCCAACGATAATAACGCTGGACAGGTGGTGATTTCGGGCACCCCCGATGGCGTGAACGCCGTGATGGCTGCCATCAAGTCTAAGCGAGCTATTCCTCTTAACGTCAGCGGTGCCTTCCATTCACCGATGATGGCTGATGCGGCCGCCGCCTTCCAGCCGCACTTGGATGCGGTAACCTTCCAAAGCGCTACAGTACCGGTATTGTCGAACGTAGACCCTACACCGACGGTGGAGGGCGCAGTGCTCAAGGATCGCCTGATTCGGCAAATGACCGGATCGGTGCGCTGGCGAGAAATTTCCCTGCAATTACCGAACGAAGGCATTGAGCGCGTGGTGGAAGTGGGCCCCGGAAAAGTGTTGACCGGCCTGATCAAACGCACCTGCTCGGGCATTGCCCTTGAAAATGTCAGCTCCTTGGCAGATTTGTCAGCCGAGTAG
- a CDS encoding circularly permuted type 2 ATP-grasp protein, giving the protein MQAVQFDQYDPGDFYDELFAAKGQPRDEAKLLIERLRSLSMQEIQQRQKVAQNTLFKMGVTFNVYSDNQGTERIWPFDIIPRIVAAQEWAELEKGLKQRITALNLFLDDIYGDQKIIKDGIIPGELIESATGFLKSCMGLKPPQGIWCHITGTDLVRDRDGRWYVLEDNLRCPSGVSYVLENRRVMKSTFPQVFSTLNIQPVDDYASKLLETLLNLAPSGLPGPTVVLLTPGVYNSAYFEHSFLAQQMGVELVQGKDLVVADGYLKMKTTKGLKRVDVVYRRIDDEFIDPLAFRPDSMLGVPGLMEVYRAGRVAIANAPGTGVADDKVIYAYVPEMIRYYLGEEQLLANVPTYLCWEPSQQQYVLDNLDKLVVKAADESGGYGMLVGPHATEAERVEFAGRIAANPRKYIAQPTLCLSRVPTLLDDEVCGCHVDLRPYILNGKDIHVSPGGLTRVALRRGSLVVNSSQGGGSKDTWVIADQAESQNQRQN; this is encoded by the coding sequence GTGCAGGCTGTGCAGTTTGATCAATACGATCCAGGGGATTTCTACGACGAGCTATTTGCCGCCAAAGGGCAGCCTCGGGATGAGGCCAAGCTGTTGATTGAGCGATTGCGATCGCTCTCCATGCAGGAAATTCAGCAGCGGCAGAAAGTGGCGCAAAACACCCTCTTCAAAATGGGGGTAACCTTTAATGTTTACAGCGATAACCAGGGAACAGAACGCATCTGGCCCTTTGATATCATTCCCAGGATTGTCGCGGCCCAGGAATGGGCAGAGCTAGAGAAAGGGCTTAAGCAACGGATCACCGCTCTCAATCTATTTTTAGACGACATCTACGGCGATCAAAAGATCATCAAAGATGGCATCATTCCCGGCGAATTGATCGAGTCGGCTACCGGCTTTCTCAAGTCCTGTATGGGCTTAAAGCCACCCCAAGGCATTTGGTGCCACATCACCGGTACTGACCTGGTGCGCGATCGCGACGGTCGCTGGTATGTGCTAGAAGATAACCTGCGCTGCCCCTCGGGGGTGTCCTACGTCCTAGAAAACCGCCGGGTGATGAAGAGCACCTTTCCCCAAGTGTTCAGCACCCTCAATATTCAGCCCGTAGACGACTATGCCAGCAAACTTCTGGAGACCTTGCTCAACCTAGCTCCCTCCGGCCTGCCTGGCCCCACCGTTGTACTGCTCACGCCGGGGGTTTACAACTCTGCCTACTTTGAACATTCCTTCCTTGCCCAGCAAATGGGTGTGGAGTTGGTACAAGGCAAGGATCTGGTCGTCGCGGACGGCTACCTGAAAATGAAAACCACCAAGGGGCTGAAACGCGTTGATGTGGTCTATCGCCGCATTGATGACGAATTCATTGATCCCCTGGCCTTTCGCCCCGATTCGATGCTGGGCGTTCCAGGGCTCATGGAGGTCTATCGGGCTGGGCGGGTGGCGATCGCCAATGCCCCCGGCACCGGGGTTGCCGACGATAAGGTGATCTACGCCTACGTGCCCGAGATGATTCGCTACTACCTCGGCGAAGAGCAACTGTTGGCCAATGTGCCCACCTACCTCTGTTGGGAACCTAGTCAGCAGCAGTATGTGCTGGACAATCTCGACAAGCTGGTGGTGAAAGCAGCGGATGAATCCGGCGGCTATGGCATGTTAGTTGGCCCCCATGCCACCGAGGCAGAACGGGTCGAATTTGCTGGACGCATTGCCGCCAACCCACGCAAATATATCGCCCAACCCACCCTCTGTCTTTCCCGGGTGCCCACCCTGCTAGACGATGAGGTCTGCGGTTGCCACGTGGATCTTCGTCCCTATATCCTCAACGGCAAAGACATT
- a CDS encoding lysophospholipid acyltransferase family protein, which yields MSRDREPFASLLLYHLFKWSVVSPMLHLYFRGRIYGADQVPMRGPLIVVTNHASDFDPPIVSNCVRRPVSFMAKEELFRVPVLRQAIRLYGAYPVKRGAADRSAIRAALQQLDQGWTVGVFLQGTRTPDARIPSPKLGAALIAAHAQVPLLPVSLWGTQAILTKKNPIPRPVPVTVRIGELISPPTSTRREELQAVTYQCADAIHALHDRGR from the coding sequence ATGAGTCGCGATCGCGAACCTTTTGCCAGCCTGCTGCTCTATCACCTCTTTAAGTGGTCGGTGGTGAGCCCCATGCTGCACCTCTACTTTCGCGGTCGCATCTACGGAGCCGACCAAGTACCTATGCGTGGGCCGCTGATTGTGGTCACAAACCACGCCAGCGACTTTGATCCACCCATTGTGTCCAACTGTGTGCGTCGCCCCGTTTCCTTCATGGCCAAGGAAGAGCTGTTTCGGGTGCCGGTGCTGCGCCAGGCGATTCGCCTCTATGGAGCCTACCCAGTCAAACGGGGAGCCGCAGATCGCAGCGCCATTCGCGCAGCCTTACAGCAGCTTGACCAAGGCTGGACAGTGGGCGTTTTCCTCCAAGGTACCCGTACCCCAGACGCCCGCATTCCATCCCCCAAGCTAGGAGCTGCCTTGATTGCGGCCCATGCCCAAGTGCCGCTGTTGCCCGTGAGTCTCTGGGGCACCCAGGCTATTCTCACGAAGAAAAATCCCATCCCCCGCCCCGTGCCGGTGACCGTACGGATCGGCGAGTTAATTTCTCCACCCACCTCCACCCGCCGCGAGGAGCTGCAGGCCGTCACCTACCAATGTGCCGATGCTATCCATGCCCTTCACGATCGCGGCCGCTAG
- a CDS encoding DUF2288 domain-containing protein yields the protein MQDLRVQLTETLDEAEWDWLVPHVHRDAIVVVGHDLDLVDVGMAIANDQVQMVQRWISEQMIGKPTVEQLADWERDRSRRFTTLIVQPYVLVQEQST from the coding sequence ATGCAAGATTTACGCGTCCAACTCACCGAAACCCTAGACGAAGCCGAATGGGATTGGCTGGTGCCCCATGTGCATCGTGATGCCATTGTGGTGGTGGGTCATGACCTAGATTTGGTCGATGTGGGGATGGCGATCGCCAATGACCAAGTGCAGATGGTGCAGCGCTGGATTAGTGAGCAGATGATTGGCAAGCCGACGGTGGAACAACTGGCCGACTGGGAGCGCGATCGCTCTCGCCGATTTACCACCCTGATCGTGCAGCCCTACGTCTTAGTTCAAGAACAGTCCACCTAG